CTTGGCGCAGTACTGTGATTTAATCATGGGCAACGTCTGGGCGGCTAACAAAATGCTGGGCATGCCTTTGCAGGAAGAGTTGGTAGCCGAGATTGAAAAAGAGAAGCTGTTGCAACACGCTACGCTCACCTCTGAAGCCATTCTGAAGGCTTTCTCAAATTGCAAGACCGTGGCCAACACTTTTCGGTTTGACTACCAGGAGAAAGGCATCCGCTACTTCACCACGCTGTACACCCAGAATGAACTGCATGTCTCGCAGGAGTATGTGGTAGACCAGATTCTGGACAAAGTAGGCAGTGGCGACTGTTTCATGGCAGGCTTAATCTACGGCTTCTACCAAGGCCATGCACCGCAAGAGACGTTGGAATTTGCCACAGCCGCGGCCTTCAAGAAACTATTCATATTAAGCGATGCCACCTCCAGCACGGTGGCAGAGATTGAAGAAACCATCCAAGCCTATGCCAACTAAAGAAACTGCCCTGCAGGCCATTTTAGACCAAGGCCTTTTGCCTTTGTTCTTCTACGAGGACCCGCAGGTGAGCCTTGAAATTATTCAGACGCTGTACAAAGCCGGGGTAAGAACCTTGGAGTATACCAACCGCGGACCGGCCGCTTTGGAGAACTTCAAATACTTAAAGCAAGAACTTCAGCAGTACCCAGACCTGCACTTGGGCATTGGCACCATCAAAACGGAAGCACAGGCCAATGATTTCCTGAAAGCCGGCGCTGATTATATTGTAGCCCCTATTGTGGACCCGGCCGTGGGAAGTTTGGTGCACGAGGCAGGACTGCTTTGGATTCCGGGTTGCTTCACGCCTACTGAGATTCATGTAGCCCAACAAGCGGAGGCGGCTTTGATTAAGATTTTCCCGGCCAACATTGTAGGTCCGGCCTTTGTGTCTTCCATCAAAGAGTTGTTCCCGGGCCAACTCTTCATCCCTACGGGTGGCGTAGAGATGGAGGAAAACAACTTCAAGACCTGGTTCAAGTCGGGTGTCTGCGCCGTGGGCATGGGAAGCAAGCTCATCAGCAAAGACATTCTGGCCAACCGTCAATACGACCAACTCCATACCCTCACCCAACAAGCATTGCACCTCGCCCAGACTTGTAGACTCTAACCAACCGCGCCCATGACCCAAACTACCCAAACAAACAACAGGCCAATGACCTCGCAAGAGAAAATGAGCCGCTACCGGTGGACCATCTGTTCGCTGGTCTTCTTTGCCACCACCATCAACTACCTGGACAGGGCGGTCATCTCCCTGCTCAAACCGTATCTGGAAACCGAGTTCCACTGGAATTCTGGGGACTACGCCAACATTGAGATTGCCTTTAAAGTAGCGTATGCGCTAGGCATGGTGGGCGTGGGCCGCGTCATTGACAAATTAGGCACAAAGATTGGCTACGCGCTATCCACCTTTCTTTGGAGCGTTGCCGCCGTGGGTCATGCCTTCGTTTCCTCCACCTTCGGGTTTGGGGTGGCTAGAGCGTTTTTGGGCATCACAGAATCAGGTAACTTCCCGGCGGCGATCAAGACTACGGCTGAATGGTTCCCGCAGAAGGAGCGTGCGCTGGCCACGGGTATTTTCAACTCGGGTTCTAACGTGGGGGCTATTCTGGCTCCGCTTTCGGTGCCGTTCATTGCTGAAACCCTTGGCTGGCAGTGGGCCTTCATCATCACCGGGGCGCTGGGTTTCATCTGGTTGATTTTCTGGTTTATCCTGTATGAAGTACCGGCCCGTCACGCCAAATTAACCAAAGCCGAGTTTGACTACATTCACTCTGACGTAGATGATATGGCCGCCGTAGCCATTGAAACTGAACCTAAGGTAGGCTGGGCCAGACTATTAAGTTTCAGACAAACCTGGGCGTTTGTGATCGGCAAGTTTCTCACAGACCCTATCTGGTGGTTTTACCTGTTCTGGTTGCCAGACTTCCTGAACAAGCAGTACGGCTTAACCGGCACAGACATCGCCTTGCCGGTGGCGCTGGTGTATACCATGTCCAGCATTGGCAGCATTGGCGGCGGCTGGATTCCCATGAAGTTCATCAAAAACGGCTGGCCGGCCTTTAGAGCGCGCAAGACGTCTATGTTGCTGATTGCCTTCTTCGTGTTGCCTATCGTGTTTGCCCAGCAGTTGGGGGAGATTAACATGTGGCTGGCCGTAATTGTGATTGGTATTGCAGCCTCTGCGCACCAGGCCTGGAGCGCAAACATCTTCACCACCGTGTCTGACATGTTCCCGAAACGCGCCGTAGCCTCGGTAACGGGAATTGGCGGCATGGCCGGCGGCTTGGGGGGTATCCTGTTATCTGCCCTGGTGCAGAAGCGCATGTTCGTGTACTATGAAAGCATCAACCAATTAGAAACGGCGTACTTCATCATGTTCCTAATCTGCGGGGGCGCTTACTTAGCAGCCTGGCTGATTATGCACTTCCTAGTGCCTAAGATGAAACCAATTTCTGTGTAATGTTTCTTAGCAGATGAAAGCAAACAAGCCCATCACTCTCACCAGTGATGGGCTTTTCATTTTACACAGAACGTTGTAGCCGTTTTGGCCTTTTTTCCAGAAAACAAGCCAAAAACGACCAACTCGCCCAGTTGTATATTTTGGTCAGGAGGTAGAAGGAACCCCATTTGAATTATCAATGACAAATAATTAAGAAGGCAAACAGTAAGAAACTTCTCCTCCCTCCTACTAATGTAATCTGTACAGGTGGCTTTACCTTTTACTTAACCATCTCCTGTCATTTTCTAACATATCGTCATCATAATCCAAACGACTTCATTGCATGAACAGATTTACTAAAATTTTCCTCCCTTTGCTTTTATTGCTTGTTGCTGCTTACGCCCTTTATGGCGCGTGGCATTCTGGACAGGGAAATTACTTTGCCAATGCGTCTTTCATCACTTCTGGACTGGTAGTGCTGGGCCTGGCGGCGTTGCTGTATCTTGTTTTTAAAGGCATTAAAGGGCTTTGGGTGATAGGCATTCTAGTAATGGCATTACAATCCTGCAACTATGCCAAATCTAACCAGCAAGTGGTGGTGTCTGATGACTGCGGCATGGCCTGGAAAAAAGTAAACGCCGGTGATGCCGTGCCGAAGGGCGTAGGAAACCCTTGCTTCATGAAGGTGGTGATTCCAAACTTTCCCATGCAAGGCGACAGCCGCTTCATTTCTAATTTGAAAGACCGCGTGCGAGCCTCCATTCACATTGACTATGACTACTCCATCACAGACCCGCTGGCGTTCATCAGGCAGGCCAAGTTTTTAGGGAAGGCCAATGCCAACGCAGACAAAAATGAAGCCTTGGATCCTAGTGCCTTTGAAGGCGCCGAGAACATGGTGATTGACAAAAGAATCAGAGATGTAAGCAAGTCGCTTTTCCTACAGGAAGACATTGTGGAGCTGGACCAGGCCGAACTAGAAAACAAGCTGTTACTATCGGCTAACAAATTACTGGAACCACTGGGCGTGCACCTCAACTTCATCACCCTCACCTTTGACTTGGATGAACAAACCAGACAGGCCATTGATATCTCCACCGCCATGAAAATCTATGAAAGCAAGAACCTGGTAGAGGTAGGCAAACAAGTGATCGTGTCCAGGGCTGGTGCCACCAAAGTCACCGTAGAAAACAAACTGGCTCCGCAGCCACAGCCGCAGGAAGAAGAGTAAAAACACCAAAGGGCCAGCAATGTCTGGCCCTTTTTCATGCCCCTTTCTCACGGTTGGTTAGAAACTGAACAGGCGGCAAAAAATAAGCATTCTCAACAAGGGCGACTCGACCTTTGGGTTTTCGTTTTTGGGCAGTTTTGGCGAAAACAAGCCAAAAACGGCCGCGTGCAAAAGTGCTTTGTTCTTTGTAGATTGAATGCACAAAATCCTTCCCCACCTAACAAACAAAACATGTCCAACTCTATACTATCGCGCCGCTCGCATGTGGCCGTTTGGATGCTCGCGCTCACCTTGAGCGGGCCGGTCATGGCGCAGGGTACCAAAGACCTCAACGTGCCCTACCAGCGCCCCGCAGAATCCATCGCGAAACTAATTGAAGCTCCTTCCACCCCGTCGGTGTCTTTTGACTCTAAGGGCGACTGGATGCTGGTGATGGAGCGGCCCGGTTACCCGTCAATTGAGGAAGTAGCCGCCCCTGAACTTCGCATTGGCGGCTTGCGCATTAACCCGGCGGTGAACGGTGCCAGCCGAGGCTCTTCCAACAACAACCTCAAATTGAAGAAGGTAACCGGCGGACAGGAATTCACCATCCAAGGTCTCCCAAACAACGCCAAAATAACGGACGTGGCCTGGTCACCAGATGAGCAGCACGTTTCCTTCCTGAACACGACCACCAACGGCATTGAACTGTGGGTGATGAACGTGGCCAACCGAACCGCCCGCAAACTAACCAATGCCACCATCAATGATGCCTATGGCAACGCCGTGATATGGGCACCAGACAGCAAATCTGTGTTGGTGAAAATGGTGAATCCTAACCGCGGCGAAGCACCCAAAACCAACACCACGCCGGCCGGTCCCATCATTCAGGAAAACCTGGGCAAAACGGCTGCCTCGCGCACGTATCAGGACCTGTTGAAGAACCGCACCGACGAGGCCTTGTTTGACTATTACCTCACCAGCCAACTCACGCAGATCAACCTGGACGGCCAGCAAACCAAAATAGGCGAGCAAGGCATCATCCGGAGCTTCAGCACCTCGCCAGACGGACAATATATATTGGTGGCCATTACCAAGCGCCCTTACTCGTACCTGGTGCCGGCCAACTCGTTCCCGTACACCGTGCAGGTATGGGATCGCCAGGGCCAGTTGGTGAAACAAATCGCAGACATCCCATCAGGAGAGAATATTCCGGTGGGCTTTAACGCCGTGGCCGCTGGCCCAAGAAGCGTGAACTGGCGCCCAGACCAACCGGCCACCTTGTATTGGGTAGAAGCCCAGGACGGCGGCAATGACAAGAAAGACGTGCCCGTACGCGACATGGTGTACATGCAAGCCGCACCTTTCTCTGCCAAACCGGTAGCCTTGGCAGGTACAAAATTACGGTACGCCGGCATCACCTGGGGCAACAATGACCTGGCCCTGGTGACGGAACGCTGGTGGAGAACCCGCCAGGAGCGCACCACCAAGGTAAAACCAAGCCAGTCCGGTGCTGAGCCGGTGCTTTTGATTGAGCGTTCTTATGAGGATTTGTACTCAGACCCAGGCACGCCCGTCATGACCAAAAACCAATTCGGCCGCAGCGTCCTGATGACCGATAAGTCTGGCCAGAACCTGTTCATGATCAGTGAGGGAGGATCACCGCAGGGCAACCGTCCGTTCCTGAGCAAATTCAATCTGGCTACCAAAAAGAATGACATTCTCTGGCGGTCAGAAGCCCCATATTATGAGCGCCCGGTAGATGTGCTGAATCCAGAGAAAGGCACCTTCATCACCCGCCGCGAATCTGAAAACGATCCACCCAACTATTACCTTCGGCAGATAGGCTCCAAGAAGCTCACGGTCGTGACCAAGTTTCCGCACCCCACCCCAGAGTTGATTGGCGTGGACAAGCAGCTGTTGACTTACAAACGCAATGACGGCGTCACGCTCACAGCCACGCTCTATACTCCAAAAGGCTACAAGAAAGAGCAAGGCCGTTTGCCCATGCTCCTATGGGCCTACCCGCGCGAGTTCAAGGACGCCGCCTCTGCCGGTCAGGTGAAAAGCTCTCCGTATGAGTTTACGCGCATCAGCTCTGGCTCTCCCTTGTTCTGGGTGACCCGTGGCTATGCCGTCCTGGACCGTACAGACATTCCCATTGTGGGCGAAGGCGACGCAGAACCAAATGACACCTATGTAGAGCAACTGGTGGCCAGCGCCAAAGCTGCCATTGACGAGGTCACAAAAATGGGCATAGCCGATCCTAACCGCGTGGCCGTGGGCGGACACTCTTATGGCGCCTTCATGACCGCTAACTTACTGGCCCATTCAGACCTGTTTGCCGCCGGTATTGCGCGCAGCGGGGCGTATAACCGTACCTTGACGCCCTTCGGGTTTCAGGCGGAGGAGCGCACGTTCTGGCAGGCACCCGAGGTATATGGCAAGATGTCGCCGTTCAACTATGCTAATAAAATCAAGACACCTATTCTGTTGATTCACGGCGAGGCCGACAACAACTCAGGCACGTTCCCCATCCAGAGTGAGCGGTTCTACAATGCCTTAAAAGGCCACGGCGCCACTACCCGCTACGTGGTGTTGCCGGCAGAAAGCCACGGCTACGGCGCCAAGGAATCCATCATGCACATGCTCTGGGAAATGGACCAGTGGCTGGAGAAATACGTAAAAAACAAGCCTCAGTCACAGACCATGCGGTAAGGTTTTCCTAATAAAAATTTAATCCAGAAACGCCTCACGAAACCGTGGGGCGTTTCCGTTTAAAGCGTGGAAAGCGGCAACAATGGCGTATCTTTGCGGTCAGGGTAAACGGCCACAACCCTCTTCCTATTGTCAGGGTATACCGTTTCTACTATCATGCGATTTCCAGCCACATGGTTACAAAAGAATTCAAGAAGCCCAACGGCGATACATATTTGATTGCGGAACGTGCCGATGATAATTCCTACATCCATGCCCGCTGGATTGGCATACAGACGCTGGAGACGGTGAAAGAAGGTGGTAATTTTTATGTGACCATGCTCAAAGAACATCCCTGCCCGCGCCTGCTTAACAACCACAAAGAACTCATTGGCCCCTGGGACATAGCAAATGACTGGATTGTTAAAGAATGGACGCCCCTGGTAATGCGCCTTGGATTAAAATACATGAGCCAGGTGCTGGCGCCGGGCATCTACGGCAAAATGTCTTTTCACCAGCTGCACCAACACATAGGCGACCAGTTAGAGATTAAAA
The nucleotide sequence above comes from Nibribacter ruber. Encoded proteins:
- a CDS encoding bifunctional 4-hydroxy-2-oxoglutarate aldolase/2-dehydro-3-deoxy-phosphogluconate aldolase, with translation MPTKETALQAILDQGLLPLFFYEDPQVSLEIIQTLYKAGVRTLEYTNRGPAALENFKYLKQELQQYPDLHLGIGTIKTEAQANDFLKAGADYIVAPIVDPAVGSLVHEAGLLWIPGCFTPTEIHVAQQAEAALIKIFPANIVGPAFVSSIKELFPGQLFIPTGGVEMEENNFKTWFKSGVCAVGMGSKLISKDILANRQYDQLHTLTQQALHLAQTCRL
- a CDS encoding MFS transporter, with protein sequence MTQTTQTNNRPMTSQEKMSRYRWTICSLVFFATTINYLDRAVISLLKPYLETEFHWNSGDYANIEIAFKVAYALGMVGVGRVIDKLGTKIGYALSTFLWSVAAVGHAFVSSTFGFGVARAFLGITESGNFPAAIKTTAEWFPQKERALATGIFNSGSNVGAILAPLSVPFIAETLGWQWAFIITGALGFIWLIFWFILYEVPARHAKLTKAEFDYIHSDVDDMAAVAIETEPKVGWARLLSFRQTWAFVIGKFLTDPIWWFYLFWLPDFLNKQYGLTGTDIALPVALVYTMSSIGSIGGGWIPMKFIKNGWPAFRARKTSMLLIAFFVLPIVFAQQLGEINMWLAVIVIGIAASAHQAWSANIFTTVSDMFPKRAVASVTGIGGMAGGLGGILLSALVQKRMFVYYESINQLETAYFIMFLICGGAYLAAWLIMHFLVPKMKPISV
- a CDS encoding S9 family peptidase; translated protein: MSNSILSRRSHVAVWMLALTLSGPVMAQGTKDLNVPYQRPAESIAKLIEAPSTPSVSFDSKGDWMLVMERPGYPSIEEVAAPELRIGGLRINPAVNGASRGSSNNNLKLKKVTGGQEFTIQGLPNNAKITDVAWSPDEQHVSFLNTTTNGIELWVMNVANRTARKLTNATINDAYGNAVIWAPDSKSVLVKMVNPNRGEAPKTNTTPAGPIIQENLGKTAASRTYQDLLKNRTDEALFDYYLTSQLTQINLDGQQTKIGEQGIIRSFSTSPDGQYILVAITKRPYSYLVPANSFPYTVQVWDRQGQLVKQIADIPSGENIPVGFNAVAAGPRSVNWRPDQPATLYWVEAQDGGNDKKDVPVRDMVYMQAAPFSAKPVALAGTKLRYAGITWGNNDLALVTERWWRTRQERTTKVKPSQSGAEPVLLIERSYEDLYSDPGTPVMTKNQFGRSVLMTDKSGQNLFMISEGGSPQGNRPFLSKFNLATKKNDILWRSEAPYYERPVDVLNPEKGTFITRRESENDPPNYYLRQIGSKKLTVVTKFPHPTPELIGVDKQLLTYKRNDGVTLTATLYTPKGYKKEQGRLPMLLWAYPREFKDAASAGQVKSSPYEFTRISSGSPLFWVTRGYAVLDRTDIPIVGEGDAEPNDTYVEQLVASAKAAIDEVTKMGIADPNRVAVGGHSYGAFMTANLLAHSDLFAAGIARSGAYNRTLTPFGFQAEERTFWQAPEVYGKMSPFNYANKIKTPILLIHGEADNNSGTFPIQSERFYNALKGHGATTRYVVLPAESHGYGAKESIMHMLWEMDQWLEKYVKNKPQSQTMR